In Pseudomonas fakonensis, one DNA window encodes the following:
- the nfuA gene encoding Fe-S biogenesis protein NfuA yields MSAITITDAAHDYLADLLSKQNTPGIGIRIFITQPGTQYAETCIAYCKPGEEKPDDEPVGLKSFTAYLDAVSVPFLEDALVDYATDRMGGQLTIKAPNAKVPMVNEDSPINERINYYLQTEINPGLASHGGAVSLVDVVDDGIAVLQFGGGCQGCGQADVTLKEGIERTLLERIPELKGVRDVTDHSQKENAYY; encoded by the coding sequence ATGAGCGCTATAACCATTACCGACGCCGCCCATGATTACCTGGCCGATCTGCTCTCCAAGCAGAACACGCCTGGCATCGGCATCCGTATTTTCATCACCCAGCCGGGTACCCAGTACGCCGAGACCTGCATCGCCTACTGCAAGCCCGGCGAAGAAAAACCCGACGACGAGCCGGTGGGCCTGAAGAGCTTCACCGCCTACCTGGACGCGGTCAGCGTGCCGTTCCTCGAGGACGCACTGGTTGACTACGCCACCGACCGCATGGGCGGCCAGCTGACCATCAAGGCACCCAACGCGAAGGTGCCGATGGTCAACGAAGACAGCCCGATCAACGAGCGGATCAACTACTACCTGCAGACCGAGATCAACCCCGGCCTTGCCAGCCACGGCGGCGCTGTGAGCCTGGTGGACGTGGTCGACGACGGCATCGCCGTGCTGCAGTTCGGTGGCGGCTGCCAGGGCTGCGGCCAGGCCGACGTAACGCTGAAGGAAGGCATTGAGCGCACCCTGCTCGAGCGCATTCCCGAGCTCAAGGGCGTGCGTGACGTGACTGACCACAGCCAGAAAGAGAACGCCTACTACTAA
- a CDS encoding acyltransferase family protein, which translates to MLYSLQALRAFAAWVVVCHHFMQIFFDFKASGPIGQLLADRGAVGVDIFFVISGMVIYLSTRDKAIAPGAFLLNRALRIVPAYWFYTLLMAVLMLIASRWMPHQVFEWQHLLLSLLFIPAENPGGYGLYPTLNVGWTLNFEMFFYLLFGLAFLVRQRHHLLLVTAALLLVSEVLGRLGVLSRFYNNDIVYEFLLGIGLGVLYRRGLIREGLWLPLGLLGLAGFALYHLDASLRLLHWGLPSALVVLAFVALEPYFKGNRVLKALGDCSYSVYLVHVLVLYGGLFVSERLRLNPYLVFALCVPSIGLMSWLSYHWLERGLYWRLKAVFAARAPGEPALALSRVKY; encoded by the coding sequence ATGCTGTATTCGCTCCAGGCTCTTCGGGCATTCGCCGCCTGGGTGGTGGTCTGCCACCACTTCATGCAGATCTTCTTCGACTTCAAAGCCAGCGGCCCCATCGGCCAACTGCTCGCTGACCGCGGCGCGGTAGGGGTGGACATCTTCTTCGTGATCAGCGGGATGGTGATTTACCTGTCCACCCGCGACAAGGCCATTGCCCCCGGCGCCTTTCTGCTCAACCGCGCCCTGCGCATCGTTCCTGCCTATTGGTTCTACACCTTGCTGATGGCGGTGTTGATGCTGATCGCCAGCCGCTGGATGCCGCACCAGGTGTTCGAATGGCAGCACCTGTTGTTGTCGCTGTTGTTCATTCCGGCGGAAAACCCTGGTGGCTACGGGCTATACCCGACCCTGAACGTCGGCTGGACGCTGAACTTCGAGATGTTCTTCTACTTATTGTTCGGCCTGGCCTTCCTGGTGCGCCAGCGCCACCACCTGCTGCTGGTGACGGCGGCGCTGCTGCTGGTGAGCGAAGTGCTGGGGCGCCTGGGCGTGCTCAGCCGCTTCTACAACAACGACATTGTCTATGAGTTTTTGCTGGGTATCGGCCTTGGCGTGCTGTACCGCCGCGGGTTGATCCGCGAGGGGCTGTGGTTGCCGCTGGGCCTGCTGGGGCTGGCGGGCTTTGCGCTGTACCACCTGGACGCCTCGCTGCGCTTGCTGCACTGGGGCTTGCCCAGCGCGCTGGTGGTGCTGGCGTTCGTTGCCCTGGAGCCGTACTTCAAGGGCAACCGCGTGCTCAAGGCGCTGGGCGATTGCTCGTACTCGGTGTACCTGGTACACGTGCTGGTGCTGTACGGCGGGCTGTTCGTCAGCGAGCGCCTGCGCCTGAACCCCTACCTGGTGTTCGCCCTGTGCGTGCCGTCAATCGGACTAATGTCGTGGCTCAGCTACCACTGGCTGGAGCGTGGCCTGTACTGGCGGCTCAAGGCGGTTTTCGCGGCCCGCGCGCCCGGCGAGCCCGCGCTGGCGCTATCCCGAGTCAAATACTAG
- a CDS encoding AraC family transcriptional regulator — MHTVSRSYFTALAQALIRAGAQVDPHDPILAESGRHIRLVRVYDWLEGVVERTGDVDIGVRVHAHAHPAMLGQLGYAVMSCATLGDALQRLAAYHPLTTNGSILRLEQHQGDMRLIGFEVGPPAPRSFIDAGAAMTLGLLRWLTPACQFMPLEVELAYPQPQDTTALRGLFGERLMFGRPYNSVRLSAEVCSLPLPTASPTLDRLHGEYAAARLEERIEGSAAARVRRALTELLTMGQPIALEDLAGHLRLSRRSLQNALEREGVSFSALLDEARLTQAHSLLCDSVRSIKYIGATLGFRDPSSFHKACLRWFGMPPGEYRRLPRL, encoded by the coding sequence ATGCATACCGTTTCCCGCAGCTATTTCACCGCTCTCGCCCAGGCCCTGATTCGGGCTGGCGCGCAGGTCGACCCGCACGACCCGATCCTGGCCGAGAGCGGCCGGCATATACGCCTGGTGCGGGTGTACGACTGGCTGGAGGGCGTGGTCGAACGCACGGGCGATGTGGACATCGGTGTACGTGTGCATGCCCATGCGCACCCGGCAATGCTCGGGCAACTGGGCTACGCGGTCATGTCCTGCGCCACCCTGGGTGACGCCTTGCAACGCCTGGCAGCCTACCACCCGCTCACCACCAACGGCTCGATCCTGCGCCTGGAGCAGCACCAGGGTGACATGCGCCTGATCGGCTTCGAAGTGGGGCCACCTGCGCCACGCTCGTTCATCGATGCCGGCGCCGCCATGACCCTGGGGTTGCTGCGCTGGCTGACCCCGGCCTGCCAGTTCATGCCGCTGGAGGTCGAGCTGGCCTACCCGCAGCCGCAGGACACCACGGCACTGCGCGGCCTGTTCGGTGAGCGGTTGATGTTTGGCAGGCCTTACAACAGCGTGCGCTTGTCTGCAGAGGTGTGCAGCCTGCCGCTGCCAACGGCCTCCCCCACCCTCGACCGCCTGCACGGCGAGTATGCCGCTGCCCGGCTGGAAGAACGGATTGAAGGCTCGGCGGCTGCACGGGTACGGCGCGCCCTTACCGAATTGCTGACCATGGGGCAGCCCATTGCCCTGGAAGACCTGGCCGGGCATCTGCGCCTGAGCCGGCGCAGCCTGCAGAACGCGCTGGAGCGTGAGGGGGTGAGTTTCAGTGCGCTGCTGGATGAAGCCCGGCTGACCCAGGCCCACAGCTTGCTGTGCGATTCGGTGCGCAGCATCAAGTACATCGGCGCCACGCTGGGCTTTCGCGACCCCAGCAGCTTTCACAAGGCGTGCCTGCGCTGGTTCGGCATGCCGCCGGGGGAGTACCGTAGGTTGCCGCGGTTGTAG
- a CDS encoding EAL domain-containing protein encodes MNDPLEAGPAQDREDLRNARLVYRQLAQRHFLLAFQPVIDGHEPSRVLYHESLLRHDGPDLGFNPIAALERRNAMGLLDRSVLTSVITTLEQHPHLHLGCNLSAQSASDGPAWQPLWARLRQRPELAARLVLEITESAAPADPARTLAFIAQAQALGCRLAIDDFGAGFASLAFVRQARPDILKVDRGYLHRARESRSEGQVFHHLVRLCQGLAPQVVVEGVEDEQDHERALATGAVWMQGFYFARPSLQSPVAGCRVLLEG; translated from the coding sequence ATGAACGACCCCCTGGAGGCAGGCCCCGCACAAGACCGGGAAGACCTGCGCAATGCCCGCCTGGTATACCGACAACTTGCCCAGCGCCACTTCCTGCTGGCCTTCCAGCCTGTCATCGACGGGCATGAACCAAGCCGCGTGCTGTACCACGAAAGCCTGCTGCGCCACGACGGGCCGGACCTGGGGTTCAACCCCATCGCCGCGCTGGAGCGGCGCAATGCCATGGGCCTGCTCGACCGCAGCGTGCTGACGAGTGTCATCACCACCCTCGAGCAACACCCGCATCTGCACCTGGGGTGCAACCTGTCGGCACAAAGTGCCAGCGACGGCCCCGCCTGGCAGCCGCTGTGGGCACGCTTGCGCCAGCGCCCGGAGCTGGCTGCGCGGCTGGTGCTGGAAATCACCGAGAGCGCAGCACCGGCGGACCCGGCGCGTACCTTGGCTTTCATCGCCCAGGCCCAGGCACTCGGTTGCCGGCTGGCGATCGATGACTTTGGTGCAGGCTTTGCCAGCCTGGCGTTCGTGCGCCAGGCGCGCCCGGACATTCTCAAGGTGGATCGTGGCTACCTGCACAGGGCGCGTGAATCGCGCTCCGAGGGCCAGGTGTTCCATCATCTGGTCAGGCTGTGTCAGGGGTTGGCTCCGCAGGTGGTGGTCGAGGGGGTCGAGGACGAGCAGGACCACGAGCGCGCCCTGGCGACCGGTGCTGTGTGGATGCAGGGTTTCTACTTTGCCCGCCCGTCGTTGCAATCACCTGTTGCAGGCTGCCGCGTGTTGCTTGAGGGCTGA
- the metH gene encoding methionine synthase, with the protein MSDRSARLKALQKALKERILILDGGMGTMIQSYRLEEHDYRGTRFADWPSDVKGNNDLLLLSRPDVIAAIEKAYLDAGADILETNTFNATQISQADYGMEALVYELNVEGARVARQVADAKTLETPDRPRFVAGVLGPTSRTCSISPDVNDPGYRNVTFDELVENYVEATRGLIEGGADLLLIETIFDTLNAKAAIFAVQQVFEEDAVELPIMISGTITDASGRTLSGQTTEAFWNSVRHAKPISIGLNCALGAKDLRPYLEELSGKADTHVSAHPNAGLPNAFGEYDETPAEMAAVVEEFAASGFLNIIGGCCGTTPGHIQAIAEAVAKYPPRAIPDIPKACRLSGLEPFTIDRQSLFVNVGERTNITGSAKFARLIREENYTEALEVALQQVEAGAQVIDINMDEGMLDSQAAMVRFLNLIAGEPDISRVPIMIDSSKWEVIEAGLKCIQGKGIVNSISMKEGVEQFKHHARLCKRYGAAVVVMAFDEVGQADTAARKKEICQRSYDILVNEVGFPPEDIIFDPNIFAVATGIEEHNNYAVDFIEACAFIRDHLPHALSSGGVSNVSFSFRGNNPVREAIHSVFLYHAIRNGLTMGIVNAGQLEIYDEIPAALREKVEDVVLNRTPHGTDALLAIADDYKGGGATKEVENEEWRSLPVEKRLEHALVKGITAFIVEDTEEYRQKCARPIEVIEGPLMSGMNVVGDLFGAGKMFLPQVVKSARVMKQAVAHLIPFIELEKGDKPEAKGKILMATVKGDVHDIGKNIVGVVLGCNGYDIVDLGVMVPAEKILQTAREQKCDIIGLSGLITPSLDEMVHVAREMQRQGFNLPLMIGGATTSKAHTAVKIEPKYSNDAVVYVTDASRAVGVATQLLSKELKAGFVERTRSEYVEVRERTANRSARTERLSYSQAIAAKPQYDWAGYQPAVPSFTGVKVLDNIDLRELAEYIDWTPFFISWDLAGKFPRILTDEVVGEAATALYKDAREMLDKLIDEKLISARAVFGFWPANQVKHDDIEVYADNGDTLATLHHLRQQTIKPDGKPNWSLADFVAPKDSGVTDYVGGFITTAGIGAEEVAKAYQDKGDDYSSIMVKALADRLAEACAEWLHERVRKEHWGYAKDEHLDNEALIKEQYSGIRPAPGYPACPDHTEKETLFRLLDGSAIGETGPSGVFLTEHFAMFPAAAVSGWYFAHPQAQYFAVGKVDKDQIEQYSLRKGQEVGVSERWLAPNLGYES; encoded by the coding sequence ATGTCCGACCGCAGCGCTCGTTTAAAAGCACTCCAGAAAGCACTCAAAGAGCGCATCCTGATCCTCGACGGCGGCATGGGTACTATGATCCAGAGCTACCGCCTCGAGGAACACGACTATCGTGGCACGCGCTTTGCCGATTGGCCAAGCGATGTGAAGGGCAACAACGACCTGCTGCTGCTCAGCCGCCCCGATGTGATCGCCGCCATCGAGAAGGCCTACCTCGATGCAGGCGCCGATATTCTTGAAACCAACACCTTCAACGCCACGCAGATTTCCCAGGCCGACTACGGCATGGAAGCGTTGGTGTACGAGCTCAACGTCGAGGGTGCGCGGGTTGCCCGCCAGGTGGCCGACGCCAAGACCCTCGAAACCCCGGACCGCCCGCGCTTCGTCGCCGGCGTACTCGGCCCGACCAGTCGCACCTGCTCGATTTCCCCCGACGTCAACGACCCCGGCTACCGCAACGTCACCTTCGACGAGCTGGTGGAGAACTACGTCGAGGCCACTCGCGGCCTGATCGAAGGCGGCGCCGACCTGCTGCTGATCGAAACCATCTTCGACACCCTCAACGCCAAGGCGGCGATCTTCGCCGTGCAGCAGGTGTTCGAGGAAGACGCGGTCGAGCTGCCGATCATGATCTCCGGCACCATCACCGACGCCTCCGGGCGCACCTTGTCCGGGCAAACCACCGAGGCGTTCTGGAACTCGGTGCGCCACGCCAAGCCGATCTCCATCGGCCTGAACTGCGCCCTGGGCGCCAAGGACCTGCGCCCGTACCTCGAGGAGCTGTCCGGCAAGGCCGACACCCATGTGTCCGCCCACCCCAACGCCGGCCTGCCCAACGCCTTCGGCGAGTACGACGAAACCCCGGCCGAAATGGCGGCAGTGGTCGAGGAGTTCGCCGCCAGCGGTTTTCTCAACATCATCGGCGGCTGCTGCGGTACCACCCCGGGCCACATCCAGGCCATCGCCGAGGCTGTGGCCAAGTACCCACCGCGCGCGATCCCGGACATCCCCAAGGCCTGCCGCCTGTCGGGCCTGGAGCCGTTCACCATCGATCGCCAGTCGCTGTTCGTCAACGTCGGCGAGCGCACCAACATCACAGGTTCCGCCAAGTTCGCCCGGCTGATCCGTGAAGAGAACTACACCGAGGCGCTTGAGGTCGCCCTGCAGCAGGTCGAGGCCGGCGCCCAGGTGATCGACATCAACATGGACGAAGGGATGCTCGACTCCCAGGCGGCCATGGTGCGCTTCCTCAACCTGATCGCCGGTGAGCCGGACATCTCCCGCGTGCCGATCATGATCGACTCCTCCAAGTGGGAAGTGATCGAGGCGGGCCTCAAGTGCATCCAGGGCAAGGGCATCGTCAACTCGATCTCGATGAAAGAAGGCGTCGAGCAGTTCAAGCATCACGCCCGCCTGTGCAAGCGCTACGGCGCTGCCGTGGTGGTCATGGCCTTCGACGAGGTCGGCCAGGCCGACACCGCCGCGCGTAAAAAAGAGATCTGCCAGCGCAGCTACGACATCCTGGTCAACGAAGTGGGCTTCCCGCCGGAAGACATCATCTTCGACCCGAACATCTTCGCCGTGGCCACCGGTATCGAGGAGCACAACAACTACGCCGTCGACTTCATCGAGGCCTGTGCCTTCATCCGCGACCACCTGCCCCATGCCCTGAGCTCGGGCGGTGTGTCCAACGTGTCGTTCTCGTTCCGCGGCAACAACCCGGTGCGCGAGGCGATTCACTCGGTGTTCCTCTACCACGCCATTCGCAATGGCCTGACCATGGGTATCGTCAACGCCGGCCAACTGGAGATCTACGACGAGATCCCGGCCGCGCTGCGCGAGAAGGTCGAGGACGTGGTGCTCAACCGCACCCCGCACGGCACCGACGCCCTGCTGGCCATCGCCGACGACTACAAGGGCGGCGGCGCCACCAAGGAAGTCGAGAACGAAGAGTGGCGCTCGCTGCCGGTGGAAAAACGCCTCGAGCACGCCTTGGTCAAGGGCATCACCGCGTTCATTGTCGAAGACACCGAAGAGTACCGCCAAAAGTGCGCACGCCCGATCGAGGTCATCGAAGGCCCGCTGATGAGCGGCATGAACGTGGTCGGCGACCTGTTCGGCGCCGGCAAGATGTTCCTGCCGCAAGTGGTCAAGTCGGCGCGGGTGATGAAACAGGCCGTGGCCCACTTGATCCCGTTCATCGAGCTGGAAAAAGGCGACAAGCCAGAAGCCAAGGGCAAGATCCTCATGGCCACGGTCAAGGGCGACGTGCACGACATCGGCAAGAACATCGTCGGCGTGGTGCTGGGCTGCAACGGCTACGACATCGTCGACCTGGGCGTGATGGTGCCGGCCGAAAAAATCCTGCAGACCGCGCGCGAGCAGAAGTGCGACATCATCGGCCTGTCGGGGCTGATCACCCCGTCGCTGGACGAAATGGTCCACGTGGCCCGCGAGATGCAGCGCCAGGGCTTCAACCTGCCGCTGATGATCGGTGGCGCCACCACCTCCAAGGCGCACACGGCGGTTAAGATCGAGCCCAAGTACTCCAACGATGCCGTGGTCTACGTCACCGACGCCTCGCGCGCGGTGGGTGTGGCCACGCAGTTGCTGTCCAAGGAGCTCAAAGCCGGCTTTGTCGAGCGCACCCGCAGCGAGTACGTCGAGGTGCGCGAGCGCACCGCCAACCGCAGCGCCCGTACCGAGCGCCTGAGCTACAGCCAGGCCATCGCGGCCAAGCCGCAGTACGACTGGGCCGGTTACCAGCCGGCAGTGCCCTCCTTCACCGGCGTGAAGGTGCTGGACAACATCGACCTGCGCGAACTGGCCGAGTACATCGACTGGACGCCGTTCTTCATCTCCTGGGACCTGGCCGGCAAGTTCCCGCGCATCCTCACCGACGAAGTGGTCGGCGAGGCGGCCACGGCGCTGTACAAGGACGCCCGCGAGATGCTCGACAAGCTGATCGACGAGAAGCTGATCAGCGCCCGTGCGGTGTTCGGCTTCTGGCCGGCCAACCAGGTCAAGCATGACGACATCGAGGTCTACGCCGACAACGGTGACACCCTGGCCACCCTGCACCACCTGCGCCAGCAAACCATCAAGCCGGACGGCAAGCCGAACTGGTCGCTGGCCGACTTCGTGGCGCCCAAGGACAGCGGCGTGACTGATTACGTGGGTGGTTTCATTACCACCGCCGGTATCGGCGCCGAGGAAGTGGCCAAGGCTTACCAGGACAAGGGCGACGACTACAGCTCGATCATGGTCAAGGCCCTGGCCGACCGCCTGGCCGAGGCCTGCGCCGAGTGGTTGCACGAGCGGGTGCGCAAGGAGCACTGGGGTTATGCCAAGGACGAGCACCTGGACAACGAGGCGCTGATCAAGGAGCAGTACAGCGGTATCCGCCCGGCCCCGGGCTACCCGGCCTGCCCGGACCACACCGAGAAGGAAACGCTGTTCCGCCTGCTCGATGGCAGCGCCATTGGCGAGACGGGCCCTAGCGGGGTGTTCTTGACCGAGCACTTTGCCATGTTCCCGGCGGCGGCGGTCAGTGGGTGGTACTTTGCCCACCCGCAGGCGCAGTACTTTGCGGTGGGCAAGGTGGACAAGGACCAGATCGAGCAGTACAGCTTGCGCAAGGGGCAGGAGGTTGGGGTCAGTGAGCGGTGGTTGGCGCCTAATCTTGGGTATGAGAGCTGA
- a CDS encoding copper chaperone PCu(A)C, whose amino-acid sequence MSMQPIKRTLAAMALLGMALPAFAQTVVSDAWVRASVPHQQSTGAFMTITSSSDSKLVGVASPVAKTVQVHEMTMNGDVMGMREVKAVELPAGKPVKLDPNGYHVMLMGLNQQVKEGEQVPLTLTIEDAKGAKETLEVQAQVRPLTEAAGHDHAHMH is encoded by the coding sequence ATGTCGATGCAACCGATCAAACGCACCCTGGCCGCCATGGCCTTGCTGGGCATGGCCCTGCCGGCCTTCGCCCAGACCGTCGTGAGTGATGCCTGGGTGCGTGCCAGCGTGCCGCACCAGCAGTCCACTGGCGCCTTCATGACCATTACTTCCAGCAGCGACAGCAAGCTGGTGGGTGTGGCTTCGCCGGTGGCCAAGACCGTGCAGGTGCACGAGATGACCATGAACGGTGACGTGATGGGCATGCGTGAAGTGAAGGCCGTCGAACTGCCGGCAGGCAAGCCGGTCAAGCTCGACCCCAATGGCTACCACGTGATGCTGATGGGCCTGAACCAGCAGGTGAAGGAAGGCGAGCAGGTGCCGCTGACCCTGACCATCGAAGACGCCAAGGGCGCCAAAGAAACCCTCGAAGTGCAGGCTCAGGTGCGCCCGCTGACCGAAGCAGCCGGCCACGACCACGCCCACATGCACTGA
- a CDS encoding SCO family protein, translating into MTDLLTRRAVVAGMGVLGLGLLAGCNPARGLDFKYGKNMSNEILGRKFKLKDTQGNERSLSSFYGSMPMIFFGFTQCPAVCPTTLARAAQIRGMLRGRDRDLFQVVFITLDPERDTPEVLDAYVKAFDPSFVALTGTPEEIAEVAREFKVFYEKVPAGDTYTISHSSTSYVYDTRGTLRLSLGHSLNAKECTEDLLTLMEIC; encoded by the coding sequence ATGACTGATCTGTTGACCCGGCGCGCGGTAGTCGCCGGGATGGGCGTTCTGGGGCTGGGCCTGCTGGCCGGTTGCAACCCGGCGCGTGGCCTGGACTTCAAGTACGGCAAGAACATGAGCAACGAGATCCTCGGGCGCAAGTTCAAGCTCAAGGACACCCAGGGCAACGAACGTAGCCTGTCGAGCTTCTACGGCAGCATGCCGATGATTTTCTTCGGCTTCACCCAATGCCCGGCGGTGTGCCCGACCACCCTGGCGCGTGCGGCGCAGATCCGCGGCATGCTCAGGGGCCGTGACCGTGACCTGTTCCAGGTGGTGTTCATCACTCTGGACCCGGAGCGCGACACCCCTGAAGTGCTGGATGCCTACGTCAAGGCCTTCGACCCGAGTTTCGTCGCGCTGACCGGCACCCCGGAAGAAATCGCCGAGGTGGCCCGCGAGTTCAAGGTGTTCTACGAAAAGGTCCCGGCCGGCGACACCTACACCATCTCGCACTCGTCCACCAGCTACGTCTACGATACCCGTGGCACCCTGCGCCTGAGCCTGGGCCATTCCCTGAACGCCAAGGAATGCACCGAGGACCTGCTCACCCTGATGGAGATCTGCTGA
- a CDS encoding fatty acid cis/trans isomerase: MLLRILASAFALLISGAALAQAPQSSPAVSYTRDIQPIFTEKCVACHACNDAACQLNLGSAEGAERGASKVPVYQGERSQAVSTTRLFYDARDEAGWRKQGFYSVLDKQGSQAALMARMLELGHSAPLTPNAKLPEQIVLGLNRNNMCPLPHEFDAYAGAHPKEGMPLAVTGLTDQEYQTLQRWLAAGAPVEKSPIKPSASEAQQIAEWEELLNRPGSTEALVARWLYEHLFLAHIHFVGGEQGHFFQWVRSRTPSGQPADLIATRRPNDPPGTDFYYRLIPVQGVIVHKTHITYPMGPQKLKRVKQLFYSGDWHASALPGYGPRHRANPFETFEAIPAVARYQFMLDNAEYFVRTFIRGPVCRGQIATDVIRDNFWALFQEPAHDLYITNAQYRGEATPLLAMPGQIDDVGSVLSLWHAYRDKRNDYEKLRRDAYAEQPAPSWSTLWAGNDNALLSIFRHFDSASVTKGLIGDVPLTMWLFDYPLFERTYYQLAVNFDVFGNVSHQLQTRLYFDLIRNGAEVNFLRLMPAGQRGHILSDWYQNSGKVKMWMDYEDIDTDTPSALKLDTRDPKRDFGLKLIQRTGSLNAAPDPINRCQGAYCSRPQMSEEFRDVEQSLSRLVSRPAAGLKVIGQLPEATMLRIEGKGGQRQVYSLLRNRAHSNVAFLLGEAYRYQPGLDTLTLYPGVLSSYPNFIFNIPAADVPEFVEDMEAARDDAGKFERIVMRWGVRRSHPEFWRYFHDLNRYIQETDPVEAGVLDMNRYENL; this comes from the coding sequence ATGCTGCTTCGCATACTTGCCAGCGCCTTCGCACTGTTGATCAGTGGCGCAGCGCTCGCGCAGGCTCCCCAATCGAGCCCGGCGGTTTCATATACCCGGGACATTCAACCGATCTTCACCGAGAAGTGCGTGGCCTGCCACGCCTGCAACGACGCGGCCTGCCAGCTCAACCTGGGCAGCGCCGAAGGCGCCGAGCGCGGTGCTTCCAAAGTGCCGGTGTACCAGGGCGAGCGCAGCCAGGCGGTGTCCACCACGCGGCTGTTCTACGACGCCCGCGACGAAGCGGGCTGGCGCAAGCAGGGCTTCTATTCGGTGCTCGACAAGCAGGGCAGCCAGGCGGCGCTGATGGCGCGCATGCTCGAACTGGGCCACAGCGCGCCGCTGACGCCCAACGCCAAGTTGCCTGAGCAGATCGTGCTGGGCCTGAACCGCAACAACATGTGCCCCTTGCCCCACGAGTTCGACGCCTACGCCGGCGCGCACCCGAAAGAGGGCATGCCGCTGGCGGTCACCGGCCTGACCGACCAGGAGTACCAGACCCTGCAGCGCTGGCTTGCAGCTGGTGCGCCGGTGGAGAAGAGCCCGATCAAGCCCAGCGCCAGCGAGGCGCAGCAGATCGCCGAATGGGAAGAGCTGCTCAACCGCCCAGGCTCCACCGAAGCCTTGGTAGCCCGTTGGCTGTACGAGCACCTGTTCCTGGCGCACATCCATTTTGTCGGCGGCGAGCAGGGCCACTTCTTCCAGTGGGTGCGTTCACGCACGCCCAGCGGCCAGCCGGCCGACCTGATCGCCACCCGTCGCCCCAACGACCCGCCCGGTACCGATTTCTACTACCGGTTGATCCCGGTGCAGGGCGTGATCGTGCACAAGACCCACATCACCTACCCGATGGGCCCGCAGAAGCTCAAACGGGTCAAGCAGCTGTTCTACAGCGGCGACTGGCACGCCAGCGCCTTGCCCGGCTACGGCCCGCGGCACCGCGCCAACCCCTTCGAAACCTTCGAGGCGATCCCGGCGGTGGCCCGCTACCAGTTCATGCTGGATAACGCCGAGTACTTCGTGCGCACCTTCATCCGCGGTCCGGTGTGCCGTGGGCAGATCGCCACCGACGTGATCCGCGACAACTTCTGGGCGCTGTTCCAGGAGCCGGCCCACGACCTCTACATCACCAATGCCCAGTACCGCGGCGAAGCCACGCCGCTGCTGGCCATGCCCGGGCAGATCGACGATGTGGGCAGCGTGTTGAGCCTGTGGCACGCCTACCGCGACAAGCGCAACGATTACGAGAAGCTGCGCCGCGACGCCTACGCCGAGCAGCCTGCGCCCAGTTGGTCGACCCTGTGGGCGGGCAACGACAATGCACTGCTGAGCATCTTCCGCCACTTCGACAGCGCCTCGGTGACCAAGGGCCTGATCGGTGATGTGCCGCTGACTATGTGGCTGTTCGACTACCCGCTGTTCGAGCGCACCTACTACCAACTGGCGGTGAACTTCGACGTGTTCGGCAACGTGTCGCACCAGTTGCAGACGCGCTTGTACTTCGACCTGATCCGCAACGGCGCCGAGGTCAACTTCCTGCGTCTGATGCCGGCCGGGCAGCGCGGGCACATTCTCAGCGACTGGTACCAGAACAGCGGCAAGGTGAAGATGTGGATGGACTACGAGGACATCGACACCGACACCCCCAGCGCGCTGAAGCTGGACACGCGCGACCCCAAGCGTGACTTTGGCCTGAAGCTGATACAGCGCACCGGCAGCCTGAACGCCGCGCCCGACCCGATCAACCGCTGCCAGGGCGCTTACTGCTCACGCCCGCAAATGAGCGAGGAGTTCCGCGATGTCGAGCAGTCCCTCAGCCGCCTGGTATCGCGCCCGGCCGCGGGGCTGAAGGTGATCGGCCAGTTGCCCGAGGCGACCATGCTGCGCATCGAGGGCAAGGGTGGCCAGCGCCAGGTGTACAGCCTGCTGCGCAACCGCGCCCACAGCAACGTGGCGTTTTTGCTGGGTGAGGCCTACCGCTACCAGCCGGGGCTGGACACCCTGACCCTGTACCCGGGTGTGCTCAGCAGCTACCCCAACTTCATCTTCAACATCCCGGCGGCCGATGTGCCGGAGTTCGTCGAGGACATGGAGGCGGCCCGGGACGATGCCGGCAAGTTCGAGCGCATTGTCATGCGCTGGGGCGTGCGCCGCAGCCACCCCGAGTTCTGGCGCTATTTCCATGACCTGAACCGCTACATCCAGGAGACCGATCCGGTGGAGGCGGGGGTGCTGGACATGAACCGCTACGAGAACCTCTGA